In Halichondria panicea chromosome 17, odHalPani1.1, whole genome shotgun sequence, a single window of DNA contains:
- the LOC135350860 gene encoding solute carrier family 15 member 1-like isoform X3: MVGDIQRNTEVKEPASLKDGAGNGAVKLEKKARYPYGAVFFLLTSTVGQSYSGTGLQAVLELYFTRFLFVCLTQADQLGTAAVNVYIALYQICALSAGFLADRILGNFLTQVLSTLLTTIGICLLSFSTWQYTVSPPGCCVANSNNKSVYLSGSEYSGSFNWSSNCSELDKVTILNQIDLNISPTLNMILSIIGLTFFSVGYGHINAIQSVLVADQFTEEQTKSKERSFSWYYWCCNIGALVGESGMPVLRQSVGFIIAWITILGTTSSSAIVIFNGGYLYFKIRLERLKCACSKKPSSNETNPLLNKEGSHFLLIWLICKRCNKNDVH; this comes from the exons ATGGTGGGAGATATTCAACGAAATACTGAAGTAAAAGAGCCAGCAAGCTTGAAGGACGGAGCAGGTAATGGTGCTGTTAAGCTAGAAAAGAAGGCAAGGTATCCATATGGAGCTGTCTTCTTCCTACTGACTTCTACAGTTGGGCAAAG CTACTCTGGGACAGGTCTCCAAGCAGTGCTGGAGTTGTATTTCACTCGgtttttgtttgtgtgtttgaCTCAGGCGGATCAGCTGGGCACAGCAGCCGTCAACGTGTACATTGCTCTCTACCAGATATGTGCCTTGTCAGCAGGATTCTTAGCAGATAGGATTCTAG GCAACTTCTTGACTCAAGTTCTAAGCACTCTGTTGACTACTATTGGGATATGCCTTCTATCATTCTCCACATGGCAGTACACAGTGTCTCCACCTGGTTGCTGTGTTGCCAATAGCAACAACAAGTCCGTGTACCTATCCGGATCCGAATATAGTGGCTCTTTTAACTGGAGCTCAAATTGCAGCGAGCTGGACAAAGTGACTATCCTTAATCAGATTGATCTCAACATCTCTCCAACGCTAAATATGATCCTCTCTATAATTGGATTAACT TTTTTCTCTGTTGGGTACGGGCACATCAATGCTATACAGAGTGTTCTTGTTGCAGACCAGTTTACAGAAGAACAG actAAGTCGAAGGAGCGGTCATTCTCCTGGTATTACTGGTGTTGTAACATCGGGGCCCTAGTGGGGGAGTCCGGGATGCCAGTTCTCAGACAGTCAGTAGGGTTTATCATCGCTTGGATCACCATTCTTG GGACAACATCAAGCTCAGCGATCGTAATTTTCAATGGAGGCTACCTGTATTTCAAAATACGATTGGAGCGATTAAAATGTGCCTGTTCAAAGAAGCCATCTTCTAATGAGACAAATCCTCTCCTCAATAAAGAAGGGTcacattttctgctgatttggctcatttgcaaaag GTGCAACAAGAATGATGTGCATTAA
- the LOC135350860 gene encoding solute carrier family 15 member 1-like isoform X2, which translates to MVGDIQRNTEVKEPASLKDGAGNGAVKLEKKARYPYGAVFFLLTSTVGQSYSGTGLQAVLELYFTRFLFVCLTQADQLGTAAVNVYIALYQICALSAGFLADRILGNFLTQVLSTLLTTIGICLLSFSTWQYTVSPPGCCVANSNNKSVYLSGSEYSGSFNWSSNCSELDKVTILNQIDLNISPTLNMILSIIGLTFFSVGYGHINAIQSVLVADQFTEEQTKSKERSFSWYYWCCNIGALVGESGMPVLRQSVGFIIAWITILGTTSSSAIVIFNGGYLYFKIRLERLKCACSKKPSSNETNPLLNKEGSHFLLIWLICKSSTLSNFPEDKTA; encoded by the exons ATGGTGGGAGATATTCAACGAAATACTGAAGTAAAAGAGCCAGCAAGCTTGAAGGACGGAGCAGGTAATGGTGCTGTTAAGCTAGAAAAGAAGGCAAGGTATCCATATGGAGCTGTCTTCTTCCTACTGACTTCTACAGTTGGGCAAAG CTACTCTGGGACAGGTCTCCAAGCAGTGCTGGAGTTGTATTTCACTCGgtttttgtttgtgtgtttgaCTCAGGCGGATCAGCTGGGCACAGCAGCCGTCAACGTGTACATTGCTCTCTACCAGATATGTGCCTTGTCAGCAGGATTCTTAGCAGATAGGATTCTAG GCAACTTCTTGACTCAAGTTCTAAGCACTCTGTTGACTACTATTGGGATATGCCTTCTATCATTCTCCACATGGCAGTACACAGTGTCTCCACCTGGTTGCTGTGTTGCCAATAGCAACAACAAGTCCGTGTACCTATCCGGATCCGAATATAGTGGCTCTTTTAACTGGAGCTCAAATTGCAGCGAGCTGGACAAAGTGACTATCCTTAATCAGATTGATCTCAACATCTCTCCAACGCTAAATATGATCCTCTCTATAATTGGATTAACT TTTTTCTCTGTTGGGTACGGGCACATCAATGCTATACAGAGTGTTCTTGTTGCAGACCAGTTTACAGAAGAACAG actAAGTCGAAGGAGCGGTCATTCTCCTGGTATTACTGGTGTTGTAACATCGGGGCCCTAGTGGGGGAGTCCGGGATGCCAGTTCTCAGACAGTCAGTAGGGTTTATCATCGCTTGGATCACCATTCTTG GGACAACATCAAGCTCAGCGATCGTAATTTTCAATGGAGGCTACCTGTATTTCAAAATACGATTGGAGCGATTAAAATGTGCCTGTTCAAAGAAGCCATCTTCTAATGAGACAAATCCTCTCCTCAATAAAGAAGGGTcacattttctgctgatttggctcatttgcaaaag CTCTACCTTGTCAAATTTCCCCGAGGACAAGACTGCGTAA
- the LOC135350860 gene encoding solute carrier family 15 member 1-like isoform X1 produces the protein MVGDIQRNTEVKEPASLKDGAGNGAVKLEKKARYPYGAVFFLLTSTVGQSYSGTGLQAVLELYFTRFLFVCLTQADQLGTAAVNVYIALYQICALSAGFLADRILGNFLTQVLSTLLTTIGICLLSFSTWQYTVSPPGCCVANSNNKSVYLSGSEYSGSFNWSSNCSELDKVTILNQIDLNISPTLNMILSIIGLTFFSVGYGHINAIQSVLVADQFTEEQTKSKERSFSWYYWCCNIGALVGESGMPVLRQSVGFIIAWITILGTTSSSAIVIFNGGYLYFKIRLERLKCACSKKPSSNETNPLLNKEGSHFLLIWLICKRFSPAKYSSKTVLQEPIICCSLCSFML, from the exons ATGGTGGGAGATATTCAACGAAATACTGAAGTAAAAGAGCCAGCAAGCTTGAAGGACGGAGCAGGTAATGGTGCTGTTAAGCTAGAAAAGAAGGCAAGGTATCCATATGGAGCTGTCTTCTTCCTACTGACTTCTACAGTTGGGCAAAG CTACTCTGGGACAGGTCTCCAAGCAGTGCTGGAGTTGTATTTCACTCGgtttttgtttgtgtgtttgaCTCAGGCGGATCAGCTGGGCACAGCAGCCGTCAACGTGTACATTGCTCTCTACCAGATATGTGCCTTGTCAGCAGGATTCTTAGCAGATAGGATTCTAG GCAACTTCTTGACTCAAGTTCTAAGCACTCTGTTGACTACTATTGGGATATGCCTTCTATCATTCTCCACATGGCAGTACACAGTGTCTCCACCTGGTTGCTGTGTTGCCAATAGCAACAACAAGTCCGTGTACCTATCCGGATCCGAATATAGTGGCTCTTTTAACTGGAGCTCAAATTGCAGCGAGCTGGACAAAGTGACTATCCTTAATCAGATTGATCTCAACATCTCTCCAACGCTAAATATGATCCTCTCTATAATTGGATTAACT TTTTTCTCTGTTGGGTACGGGCACATCAATGCTATACAGAGTGTTCTTGTTGCAGACCAGTTTACAGAAGAACAG actAAGTCGAAGGAGCGGTCATTCTCCTGGTATTACTGGTGTTGTAACATCGGGGCCCTAGTGGGGGAGTCCGGGATGCCAGTTCTCAGACAGTCAGTAGGGTTTATCATCGCTTGGATCACCATTCTTG GGACAACATCAAGCTCAGCGATCGTAATTTTCAATGGAGGCTACCTGTATTTCAAAATACGATTGGAGCGATTAAAATGTGCCTGTTCAAAGAAGCCATCTTCTAATGAGACAAATCCTCTCCTCAATAAAGAAGGGTcacattttctgctgatttggctcatttgcaaaaggttttcaccagcaaaatattctagtaaaaCGGTACTACAAGAGCCAATAATCTGTTGTTCTTTGTGTTCTTTTATGCTATAG